The Pelobates fuscus isolate aPelFus1 chromosome 2, aPelFus1.pri, whole genome shotgun sequence genome has a segment encoding these proteins:
- the LOC134585960 gene encoding pre-mRNA-splicing factor CWC22 homolog, translating into MADRDTQKSRIRSTSSSEDKSDRGRGKRKRKRSRSRSSSVSSASTSSSSSSCSSSSSSSSRSSSNSRESTKPKSKKTSKEKPNKKKSKKQSKLKKKKERKKKKSESSPVQISKYLKDKKRNENYSMITGKKIKMKVKKTKEDKERDRNRAQLLDFLNSSM; encoded by the exons ATGGCAGACAGAGATACACAAAAGTCAAGGATAAGATCCACATCCTCCAGTGAAGACAAATCAGACAGAG gaAGGGgaaagaggaaaagaaaacgCAGCCGAAGCAGATCTTCATCTGTGTCGTCTGCTTCAACTTCATCTTCATCCTCCTcgtgctcctcctcctcttcctccagcAGTCGGAGCAGCTCCAATAGCCGAG AATCAACTAAACCTAAATCAAAGAAAACCTCAAAAGAGAAACCTAACAAAAAG aagtCTAAAAAACAGAgcaagttaaagaaaaaaaaagagagaaaaaaaaagaaatccgaaTCTTCACCTGTACAAATATCTAAG TACctgaaagacaaaaaaagaaatgaaaactaCAGCATGATTACAGGGAAGAAGATAAAAATGAAAGTGAAAAAAACTAAAGAGGATAAAGAG